In Xylanibacter ruminicola 23, a single genomic region encodes these proteins:
- a CDS encoding aldose epimerase family protein, producing MKALKATLMGVGAAALMLSCAGSQQAPQLTVSGLNPAKFDTTIQSKPVKLYTLKNENGMEVCITNYGARIVSLVVPDKDGKPTDVVLGFDNIAQYADTINTPSDYGSSVGRYANRIKNGQFLLKGDTVQLRTNDGPNSLHGGGNTGWMHQVYEAEQIGDSILKLTIVAADGENGFPGKVMAVTTYKLTADNVLDMTWEAETDKPTIINQTNHNYYNLSGDFTQPAYDMVLYVNADNFTPSDKLYIPTGEIKSVEGTPMDFRQPHALGDSINSQFDQIQNATGYDHNYCLNTFKDGKGDDTQVCASLYSPKTGILMEMFTNEPGVQVYSGNFQGVGADKDIARKHGITYPKHVSVCLESQKYPDSPNHPEWVQPTLNPGEKYYSHAAYKFSIK from the coding sequence ATGAAAGCATTGAAAGCAACATTGATGGGAGTTGGTGCAGCTGCACTGATGCTCTCATGTGCAGGAAGCCAGCAGGCTCCACAGCTCACGGTATCGGGTTTGAACCCAGCCAAGTTCGACACTACTATTCAGTCAAAGCCAGTTAAGCTTTACACACTGAAGAACGAGAATGGTATGGAGGTTTGCATCACTAACTACGGTGCCCGTATCGTATCGCTGGTAGTTCCCGACAAGGATGGTAAGCCAACCGACGTTGTTCTCGGATTCGACAACATCGCTCAGTATGCCGATACCATCAACACCCCATCTGATTACGGCTCAAGCGTAGGTCGTTATGCTAACCGCATCAAGAACGGACAGTTCCTGCTGAAGGGCGACACCGTACAGCTGCGCACCAACGATGGTCCTAACTCGCTGCACGGCGGTGGCAACACCGGTTGGATGCACCAGGTTTACGAGGCAGAGCAGATTGGCGACTCAATCCTGAAGCTCACCATCGTAGCTGCTGATGGCGAAAACGGATTCCCCGGCAAGGTAATGGCTGTTACCACCTACAAGCTTACAGCCGACAATGTGCTGGATATGACTTGGGAGGCTGAGACCGACAAGCCAACTATCATTAACCAGACCAACCACAACTACTACAACCTGAGCGGCGACTTTACACAGCCCGCTTACGACATGGTACTGTATGTAAACGCTGATAACTTTACTCCCAGCGACAAGCTTTATATCCCCACAGGCGAGATCAAGTCGGTTGAGGGCACTCCAATGGACTTCCGTCAGCCACACGCTCTGGGCGACAGCATCAACTCGCAGTTCGACCAGATTCAGAACGCTACAGGTTACGACCACAACTACTGTCTGAACACCTTCAAGGACGGTAAGGGCGACGACACACAGGTTTGCGCCAGCCTCTACAGCCCCAAGACAGGTATCCTGATGGAGATGTTTACCAACGAGCCAGGTGTACAGGTTTACAGCGGTAACTTCCAGGGTGTAGGTGCCGATAAGGACATCGCCCGCAAGCATGGCATCACCTATCCAAAGCACGTGAGTGTTTGCTTGGAGAGCCAGAAGTATCCCGACTCACCTAACCATCCTGAGTGGGTACAGCCAACCCTGAACCCAGGCGAGAAGTATTACAGTCATGCAGCTTACAAGTTCTCAATTAAGTGA
- the galK gene encoding galactokinase: protein MDIEFVRSRFIKHFDGKTGNVYASPGRINLIGEHTDYNGGFVFPGAVDKGIVAEMRANGTDDTVMAYAIDLKDRVDFKLSDPAGPKASWARYIYGIALEMKKLGVPVKGFNIAFAGDVPLGAGMSSSAAMESCFACGLNDIFGDNKVSQWDMVLAGQATEHNYCGVNCGIMDQFASVFGKAGCLMRLDCRSREFEYFPFKPDGYRLVLLDSVVKHQLAGSPYNDRRNSCENVVKHIQAKHPEGKFETLRDCTWEQLDEVRAEVGEEDYKRAKFVLGEKDRVLAVCDALNEGDYEKVGELMYQTHAGLSKDYEVSCEELDFLNDIAKENGVTGSRIMGGGFGGCTINLVRNDLYKKFIDDAKAKFNAKYGHEPKVYDVVIGDGSRRIC from the coding sequence ATGGACATTGAATTTGTAAGAAGCCGCTTCATCAAGCACTTTGATGGAAAGACTGGTAACGTATATGCATCTCCCGGACGTATTAACCTGATTGGTGAGCACACCGACTACAATGGTGGTTTCGTGTTCCCAGGTGCTGTCGATAAAGGTATTGTAGCCGAAATGCGTGCTAATGGTACCGACGACACTGTGATGGCATACGCTATCGACCTGAAGGACCGCGTTGACTTCAAGCTCTCTGACCCTGCAGGTCCTAAGGCCTCTTGGGCTCGTTACATCTATGGTATCGCTCTGGAGATGAAGAAGCTGGGTGTTCCCGTTAAGGGCTTCAACATCGCTTTTGCCGGCGACGTTCCCCTTGGTGCTGGTATGTCATCATCAGCCGCTATGGAGAGCTGCTTTGCCTGTGGTTTGAACGATATCTTCGGCGACAACAAGGTTTCGCAGTGGGATATGGTACTGGCCGGTCAGGCTACCGAGCACAACTACTGCGGTGTTAACTGTGGTATCATGGACCAGTTTGCCTCAGTATTCGGTAAGGCTGGTTGCCTGATGCGCCTCGACTGCCGCAGCCGCGAGTTTGAGTACTTCCCATTCAAGCCCGATGGCTACCGTCTGGTACTGCTCGACTCAGTAGTTAAGCACCAGCTGGCAGGTTCGCCTTACAACGATCGCCGCAACAGCTGCGAAAACGTAGTAAAGCACATTCAGGCTAAGCACCCAGAGGGTAAGTTCGAGACCCTGCGCGACTGCACATGGGAGCAGCTGGATGAGGTTCGTGCCGAGGTAGGCGAAGAGGACTACAAGCGCGCTAAGTTCGTTCTCGGTGAGAAGGACCGCGTACTGGCAGTTTGCGACGCACTGAACGAGGGCGACTACGAGAAGGTTGGTGAGCTGATGTATCAGACTCACGCTGGTCTGTCGAAGGATTATGAGGTATCTTGCGAGGAGCTCGACTTCTTGAACGATATCGCTAAGGAGAACGGTGTAACCGGTTCACGTATCATGGGTGGCGGCTTTGGTGGCTGCACCATCAACCTGGTTCGCAACGATCTCTACAAGAAGTTCATCGACGACGCTAAGGCAAAGTTCAACGCTAAGTACGGACACGAGCCAAAGGTTTACGATGTAGTAATCGGCGACGGTTCACGCAGAATTTGCTAA
- a CDS encoding MFS transporter, with translation MTETNKNGKVIAIVTMCFIFAMISFVTNMGAPFGNIWGFEYPFAKAWGNLMNFAAYLFMGIPAGKMLTKYGYKKTALIALIVGIVGLCFQYLSSLVGAGTYVFTYDSIPVALNLVIYLLGAFICGFCVCMLNTVVNPMLNLLGGGGNKGNQLIQVGGTLNSLTGTLTPLLAGWLVGTVTADTSMSDVAPLLFIGIAVFAISFVIISRVTIPEPTLGKVAPKYERSPLAFRHCVLGVIAIFFYVGIEIGIPMELNFYVTDLGFEGAAAIGGTLAAAYWLLMMIGRACSSAISGKVSTKLQLSTVSAVAILLLVIAIFMPEDVTISFNGHDVPAKAFLIPACGLCTSIMWGGIFNLSVEGLGKYTEAASGIFMTMVVGGGVMPLLQEAIAKSAGPIFSYWLVIAMLAYILFYALVGCKNVNQDIKVD, from the coding sequence ATGACTGAAACAAACAAGAATGGCAAGGTGATTGCCATTGTCACTATGTGCTTCATCTTCGCGATGATCAGCTTTGTAACTAACATGGGCGCTCCCTTTGGCAACATCTGGGGTTTCGAGTATCCTTTTGCCAAAGCTTGGGGTAACCTGATGAACTTTGCGGCTTACCTGTTTATGGGAATACCTGCAGGTAAAATGCTTACGAAATACGGATACAAAAAGACAGCCCTGATTGCTCTGATCGTGGGTATCGTTGGTTTGTGTTTCCAGTATCTCTCAAGCCTGGTAGGCGCAGGTACTTACGTATTCACATACGATAGCATTCCTGTAGCCCTCAACCTGGTTATCTACCTGCTTGGTGCATTCATCTGCGGTTTCTGCGTATGTATGCTCAACACGGTGGTAAACCCCATGCTGAACCTTCTCGGAGGTGGAGGCAACAAGGGTAACCAGCTCATTCAGGTGGGAGGTACACTGAACTCGCTGACCGGTACACTCACCCCGCTGCTGGCAGGATGGCTGGTAGGTACTGTTACAGCCGACACCAGCATGAGCGACGTGGCTCCTCTGCTGTTTATCGGTATTGCCGTATTCGCCATCTCTTTTGTGATCATCAGCCGTGTTACAATTCCAGAGCCCACCCTCGGCAAGGTTGCTCCTAAGTACGAGCGTAGCCCTCTGGCTTTCCGCCACTGCGTGCTGGGTGTTATCGCTATCTTCTTCTATGTAGGTATCGAGATTGGAATTCCTATGGAGCTGAACTTCTACGTAACCGATCTTGGTTTCGAAGGTGCAGCCGCCATCGGTGGTACACTGGCTGCTGCCTACTGGTTGCTCATGATGATTGGTCGTGCTTGCTCGAGTGCTATCTCTGGTAAGGTTTCTACCAAGCTGCAGCTGTCAACAGTTAGCGCAGTTGCTATCCTGCTGCTGGTTATTGCCATCTTTATGCCCGAGGATGTGACTATCTCGTTCAACGGTCACGACGTACCTGCCAAGGCCTTCCTGATTCCTGCTTGCGGTCTCTGCACCTCAATCATGTGGGGTGGTATCTTCAACCTCTCGGTTGAGGGACTAGGCAAGTACACTGAGGCTGCCTCGGGTATATTCATGACAATGGTTGTTGGTGGTGGTGTGATGCCTCTCCTTCAGGAGGCTATCGCCAAGTCAGCCGGTCCTATCTTCAGCTACTGGCTCGTCATCGCTATGTTGGCCTATATTCTGTTCTACGCACTCGTAGGTTGCAAGAACGTGAATCAGGACATCAAAGTCGATTAA
- a CDS encoding aldose epimerase family protein — protein MANTTETVNLCGLKRENFQATINGKKTDLYILRNRKGFEVAISNYGGAICAIMVPGKDGKVANVIQGHDSIEQLTSGNEPYLSTLIGRWGNRICKGQFILNGKEYQLALNDGPNHLHGGSVGFNAKVWDARQMGPRSLALHRISSYGEEGFTGELDVTVEFTFTDNNELVIEYLATTNKKTIVNLTHHAFFSLAGTADPTPSIDDQICEINADFYLPTDATAIPTGEILKVEGTPFDFRKPKAFGQDINADHEQIKFGHGFDHNYVLNKQEEGELSFAAKVTDPKSGRTMEVYTTEPGLQLYTGNFLSGYKGANGCTFPHRSAVCFEAQHFPDSPNRPYFPSVVLNPGQRYKQKTVYRFGVVE, from the coding sequence ATGGCGAACACTACAGAGACAGTGAATCTGTGCGGCTTGAAGCGTGAGAACTTCCAGGCCACTATTAACGGTAAAAAAACCGACTTGTATATTCTTAGAAACCGTAAAGGATTCGAAGTTGCCATCTCAAACTATGGCGGTGCCATTTGTGCTATTATGGTTCCCGGCAAGGATGGTAAAGTAGCTAACGTTATCCAGGGTCACGACAGCATCGAGCAGCTGACCAGCGGAAACGAGCCTTATCTGTCGACTCTGATCGGCCGTTGGGGTAACCGTATCTGCAAAGGCCAGTTCATTCTGAACGGCAAGGAGTACCAGCTGGCTCTTAACGATGGACCTAACCACCTGCACGGCGGTTCAGTAGGTTTCAACGCTAAGGTTTGGGACGCCCGTCAGATGGGTCCTCGCTCTTTGGCTCTGCACCGTATCTCTTCTTATGGTGAGGAAGGTTTCACAGGCGAGCTGGATGTAACAGTAGAATTTACCTTTACCGACAACAACGAACTGGTAATCGAGTACCTGGCTACTACCAACAAGAAGACAATCGTTAATCTGACACACCACGCCTTCTTCTCACTGGCTGGTACTGCCGATCCAACACCAAGTATCGACGATCAGATTTGCGAGATCAATGCCGACTTCTATCTGCCTACCGACGCTACTGCTATCCCAACAGGTGAGATCCTGAAGGTTGAGGGCACTCCATTCGACTTCCGCAAGCCAAAGGCATTCGGACAGGACATCAACGCCGATCACGAGCAGATTAAGTTCGGACACGGTTTCGACCACAACTACGTACTGAACAAGCAGGAAGAGGGCGAGCTCTCATTCGCTGCCAAGGTTACCGACCCAAAGAGCGGCCGTACTATGGAGGTTTACACCACCGAGCCAGGCCTGCAGCTTTACACAGGTAACTTCCTGAGCGGCTATAAGGGCGCTAATGGTTGCACCTTCCCACATCGTTCAGCTGTCTGCTTCGAGGCCCAGCACTTCCCCGATTCACCTAACCGTCCATACTTCCCAAGTGTGGTTCTGAATCCAGGACAGCGCTACAAGCAGAAGACCGTATACCGCTTTGGAGTGGTAGAGTAG